The following are encoded together in the Glycine max cultivar Williams 82 chromosome 8, Glycine_max_v4.0, whole genome shotgun sequence genome:
- the LOC100784837 gene encoding uncharacterized protein — MDARFKNFLGFAANHSANAFKILGNSMQVEGRGANYHGTDTILRLDSPGSSIPTSVPSYKGTKRKWDLIDGCMGQRVDSSLSLGLGRSSSSSDSKGSSAAACTAMSSAKDIDEESSLDIELDFSLHLGCEKVHSQKKPVNPSLKTMELQPKFDLELSLSTGPCESDITSVHLNPSPLQLNMEMPLAFSGTQNTDEGSTSCSWKPGIALPSSKTSSNTGTNFLLNQSSKQFDHSPIVVELSSTRPKSLVTCISELTQQQQALHRPSNSKTCQVEGCGKGARGASGRCISHGGGRRCQKPGCHKGAEGRTVYCKAHGGGRRCEFLGCTKSAEGRTDFCIAHGGGRRCNHEGCTRAARGKSGLCIRHGGGKRCQRENCTKSAEGLSGLCISHGGGRRCQAPGCTKGAQGSTMFCKAHGGGKRCTAPGCTKGAEGSTPYCKGHGGGKRCTYQGGGVCTKSVHGGTNFCVAHGGGKRCAVPGCTKSARGRTDHCVRHGGGKRCKFEGCGKSAQGSTDFCKAHGGGKRCSWGHPGSEYGIQQDGPCNSFARGKTGLCALHSGLVHDKRVHGGISLGSVVQDPHSSKTDELKQVLVDKNMGIDMMKIGSSLGTATCSDFEQFEAATAHVSAKEGSHLPVSVAVPEGRVHGGSLMAMLTGSSSRGSSSGRGLVGDPSEPIKGYAMPQSWI, encoded by the coding sequence AACTTTTTAGGATTTGCTGCTAATCATTCTGCAAATGCATTCAAGATTTTGGGCAATTCTATGCAAGTTGAAGGAAGGGGAGCTAATTATCATGGGACAGATACCATCTTACGACTTGATTCCCCTGGTTCTTCAATTCCCACCTCTGTGCCCTCTTATAAGGGAACAAAAAGGAAGTGGGATTTAATTGATGGATGTATGGGTCAAAGAGTTGACTCTTCTTTGTCACTTGGGCTTGGGCGTTCAAGCAGTTCCTCAGACAGCAAGGGGAGTTCAGCTGCTGCCTGCACTGCTATGTCTTCAGCCAAAGATATTGATGAGGAATCATCTTTAGATATTGAACTGGACTTTTCTCTTCATCTTGGCTGTGAGAAGGTACACAGCCAGAAGAAACCTGTTAATCCAAGTTTGAAGACAATGGAGCTGCAACCAAAATTTGATTTGGAGTTAAGCCTTTCCACTGGGCCCTGTGAGTCGGATATTACAAGTGTACATCTAAATCCATCACCTCTTCAATTGAATATGGAGATGCCATTAGCATTCAGTGGGACACAAAATACAGATGAGGGATCAACTTCATGTAGTTGGAAGCCAGGGATTGCTTTGCCATCTTCTAAGACATCATCAAATACAGGcactaattttcttttaaatcagtCTTCAAAGCAGTTTGATCATAGTCCTATTGTTGTGGAACTCTCGTCTACCAGACCAAAAAGTTTGGTCACCTGCATTTCTGAGCTTACACAGCAGCAACAGGCACTACATCGCCCCAGTAATTCTAAAACATGTCAAGTAGAGGGATGTGGGAAGGGTGCCAGAGGTGCTTCTGGACGTTGTATATCTCATGGTGGGGGTAGGAGGTGTCAGAAACCTGGCTGCCACAAAGGAGCTGAGGGCCGTACAGTGTACTGCAAGGCACATGGAGGTGGCAGGCGATGTGAATTCCTTGGTTGCACAAAGAGTGCAGAAGGACGTACAGATTTCTGTATTGCCCATGGTGGTGGCCGGAGATGCAATCATGAAGGTTGTACCCGGGCTGCCAGAGGGAAATCTGGATTGTGCATCCGGCATGGTGGGGGCAAGAGATGCCAGAGAGAAAATTGCACCAAGAGTGCAGAAGGCCTATCAGGCCTTTGTATCTCACATGGTGGAGGGCGTCGATGCCAAGCTCCTGGATGTACAAAAGGGGCACAGGGGAGCACAATGTTTTGCAAAGCACATGGTGGGGGTAAACGGTGTACTGCACCAGGGTGCACCAAAGGTGCTGAGGGGAGCACCCCATATTGCAAGGGCCATGGAGGGGGAAAACGCTGTACATACCAGGGTGGTGGAGTATGCACTAAAAGTGTGCATGGAGGTACCAACTTCTGTGTGGCACATGGGGGTGGAAAGAGGTGTGCTGTACCAGGCTGCACAAAGAGTGCCAGAGGAAGGACTGATCATTGTGTCCGCCATGGGGGAGGCAAGAGATGCAAGTTTGAAGGCTGTGGAAAGAGTGCACAAGGCAGCACTGACTTTTGCAAAGCACATGGGGGAGGCAAGAGATGCTCTTGGGGCCATCCGGGTTCAGAATATGGCATCCAACAGGATGGTCCTTGCAATTCATTTGCAAGGGGGAAAACAGGTCTATGTGCACTTCATAGTGGGCTAGTGCATGACAAGAGGGTTCATGGAGGCATCTCACTGGGATCTGTTGTTCAGGATCCTCATTCCAGTAAAACAGATGAACTAAAGCAGGTACTCGTTGACAAAAACATGGGTATAGATATGATGAAAATAGGGAGTAGTCTAGGCACTGCAACCTGTTCCGACTTCGAACAGTTTGAAGCTGCAACTGCTCATGTCTCAGCCAAGGAAGGTAGTCACTTGCCAGTGTCAGTTGCTGTTCCTGAAGGCAGGGTGCATGGTGGTAGCCTGATGGCAATGCTAACGGGGAGTTCTAGCCGTGGCTCAAGCAGCGGCAGAGGTCTAGTTGGCGATCCATCTGAACCAATCAAAGGTTACGCCATGCCCCAGAGTTGGATTTAA